The following coding sequences lie in one Arachis ipaensis cultivar K30076 chromosome B03, Araip1.1, whole genome shotgun sequence genomic window:
- the LOC107633398 gene encoding equilibrative nucleotide transporter 3-like: MCFWTEIVVGSTLLVLVIDLATSGRGGIGTFIGICAVSGAFGIADAHVQGGMVGDLSYMHPELLQSFLAGGAASGALTSALRLVTKAAFENSKDGLRKGAFLFFAITTFFELLCVILYAFVFPKVPIVKYYRSKAASEGAKTVSADLAAAGIQTSSVVHFFFSFLFNSNMVLNCSCYRNQCYISNVISF; this comes from the exons ATGTGTTTCTGGACTGAAATTGTTGTTGGCT CCACTCTTTTGGTGCTAGTT ATAGATTTAGCAACATCTGGTAGAGGAGGAATTGGAACTTTCATTGGTATATGTGCAGTAAGTGGTGCATTTGGAATAGCAGATGCTCATGTCCAAGGTGGAATGGTGGGAGACCTTTCATATATGCATCCTGAGTTGCTTCAG TCTTTCCTTGCTGGTGGAGCAGCATCAGGTGCATTAACTTCTGCTTTGAGGTTAGTTACAAAAGCTGCATTTGAGAACTCCAAAGATGGTCTTCGCAAAGGAGCAT TTCTGTTCTTTGCCATAACAACATTCTTTGAGCTTCTTTGTGTCATTCTCTACGCGTTTGTGTTTCCCAAAGTACCAATTGTGAAGTATTACCGATCAAAAGCAGCATCAGAAGGAGCAAAAACTGTTTCAGCTGATCTTGCAGCCGCTGGCATCCAGACCTCATCTGTAgtccactttttcttttcttttcttttcaattccaaCATGGTTTTAAATTGCAGTTGCTACCGCAATCAGTGCTACATCAGCAATGTCATTTCATTTTAA